CACATGACCACCCGCGGGTAAGGTGATTAGTCTGGCTGGGCGATTTTTTCCTGGCGAGAAGCGCGGATAACGCTTCCTTCCAGAACATTCAGCGTCAAGGCGGTGGGCTCAAAGCCTGGCGGCAACGCCAGCCAACCCATAGCGCGCTGAAACTGGTTAAAGTTTAAGATCAAAGGATCTGTCTGTTCTACAGACGACTCTGCCAGCCCCGAATCTGGCCCGGAACTGGGTGTTAAATCGATTTTAACGTTTTTTCCGTCTTGCCGCCCGGTCAGCTGAAACTGCAGGCGACCAGAAAATGGCTTTCCTTCCGGGGCGTTACGTTGCAACAGGACTTTATACTCCAGCAGATCTCCCCTCTTACTGACCTCCAGGGCACGAACCGTAATGGAACCACTGGGGCCAGGGGGCAGCAACTGTTCGTAAAAAGCCAGCTGTTCGCGTGTTTGCGCCAGTTCGGTCTGAGTGGACAGCAAGGATTTTTCCAGCCCCTTGCGTGTGCTCTCCTCCAACACCAACTGCCCGCGCAGCACCTCAAATTCGCTTTGAATCTGCTGCAGGGATTGCTGACTACGTGCCAGATTCTGCATCGCCAACTGAATTTGTTCAGACTGGTCTGCAGGCTGGGTCAGGCTGCGGTATAGCCATAGGCCACCGCCACCCAATAACATACCCGCCAATACCGCCAGTGCAATGACAGACGCTCCACCCCGCGCACGGGAAGGAGCGGCAGTCTGAGTCGTGGTTTGTGGTGATTCAGTCATGGATATTTGACCTGCTCACCAAGACCAAGTTCCCCTTAAGGCAGAATGGCAACGTGATTCAGGCCAGTTTGTTCTGGCAGGCCGAACAGGATATTCATATTCTGCACGGCTTGACCGGAAGCACCCTTCACCAGATTATCCTGCACCACCAGAATAATCAGCTGATCGCCGTTACCGGGCCGCTGCACGGAAATACGCAGCTGGTTGGAAGC
This genomic interval from Alcaligenes ammonioxydans contains the following:
- a CDS encoding DUF6776 family protein, with the translated sequence MTESPQTTTQTAAPSRARGGASVIALAVLAGMLLGGGGLWLYRSLTQPADQSEQIQLAMQNLARSQQSLQQIQSEFEVLRGQLVLEESTRKGLEKSLLSTQTELAQTREQLAFYEQLLPPGPSGSITVRALEVSKRGDLLEYKVLLQRNAPEGKPFSGRLQFQLTGRQDGKNVKIDLTPSSGPDSGLAESSVEQTDPLILNFNQFQRAMGWLALPPGFEPTALTLNVLEGSVIRASRQEKIAQPD